A window from Gottschalkiaceae bacterium SANA encodes these proteins:
- the nifJ gene encoding pyruvate:ferredoxin (flavodoxin) oxidoreductase: protein MAKVFKTMDGNTAAAHVAYAFTDVAAIFPITPSSPMAEYVDLWAANGLKNIFGQTVKVAELQSEGGASGAVHGSLAAGALTTTFTASQGLLLMIPNMYKISGELLPGVFHVSARAVAGHALSIFGDHSDVMAARQTGFAMLASGSVQEVMDMGGIAHLAAIETRIPFVHFFDGFRTSHEISKIEVMDYKEFVRLTDFEAVNTFRNNALNPEHPVTRGTAQNPDIFFQAKESANKFYDVVPAAVQKYMDEISKVTGRSYSLFNYYGAEDAERVIVAMGSVTETAEETVDYLMAKGEKVGLLKVRLYRPFAAEAFLAAMPKTATKIAVLDRTKEPGSLGEPLYLDIQSVYYAQETRPVIVGGRYGLGSKDTTPSQVKAVFDNLKLDAPKNQFTLGINDDVTHTSLEVGETIVTEPEGTIRCKFWGLGSDGTVGANKNSIKIIGDHTDMYAQGYFSYDSKKSGGVTVSHLRFGNSPIRSTYLISEADFVSCSKEAYVNQYDLLDGLKKGGKFLLNTVWTVKDLETKLPASMKRYIANNEIKFYTLNATDKAQEMGLGNRTNTILQSAFFNLANVIPFEEAKQYMKDAVVKSYGKKGHKIVEMNHNAIDAGADAVVEIAVPEAWKTATDEQTTLENIAAPAFIENILRPINAQKGDSLPVSAFEGREDGTFDNGSAAYEKRGIAVNVPEWIADKCIQCNQCSFVCPHAVIRPFLLNEEELANAPEAAKAVVKDAKGKGLEGLSYKIQVSTLDCTGCGNCADICPVQALEMKALATQVDTEVPNWDYMIGQVEDKKVMTPNTVKGSQFVKPLFEFSGACAGCGETPYMKAVTQLFGDRMMIANATGCSSIWGGSAPTTPYTTNAQGQGPAWANSLFEDNAEYGYGMALATEKIREAVAIQMDALTNMEIPADVKAVCEEWLENAQDGQASKIAAAKVKDLLGKDLGSEEANAAWAKVAEKKDFLVKRSQWIVGGDGWSYDIGYGGLDHVLASGDDVNVIVFDTEVYSNTGGQASKATPTAAVAKFAAAGMRVKKKDLGMMAATYGYVYVAQTSMGSNKNQFMKALLEAEAYKGPSLIICYAPCINHGIKVGMGKTQDRMKLAVDSGYWHLYRFNPELKKQGKNPFTLDSKQPTASFQEFLQGEVRYSSLMKTFPEVAEELYAQAEVDMNERYEGYKRMAEMEY from the coding sequence ATGGCTAAGGTTTTTAAAACGATGGACGGAAATACCGCAGCAGCTCACGTAGCGTACGCGTTTACTGATGTAGCGGCAATTTTTCCGATCACTCCATCATCTCCAATGGCAGAATATGTTGATCTATGGGCTGCAAACGGTCTAAAAAACATTTTCGGTCAAACAGTAAAAGTTGCAGAATTGCAATCTGAGGGTGGTGCTTCAGGTGCGGTTCACGGTTCTTTGGCAGCAGGTGCCTTGACGACTACATTTACAGCGTCTCAAGGTTTGTTGTTGATGATTCCAAACATGTACAAAATTTCTGGCGAATTGTTGCCAGGCGTATTCCACGTATCAGCTCGTGCGGTTGCAGGACATGCATTGTCAATCTTTGGCGATCATTCAGATGTAATGGCAGCGCGCCAAACTGGTTTCGCGATGCTTGCATCAGGTTCTGTACAAGAGGTTATGGATATGGGTGGTATCGCTCACTTAGCGGCCATTGAAACTCGTATTCCATTTGTTCATTTCTTCGACGGATTTAGAACCTCTCATGAGATTTCTAAAATCGAAGTGATGGATTACAAAGAATTTGTACGTTTGACTGATTTTGAAGCGGTTAACACGTTCCGTAACAACGCATTGAATCCGGAGCATCCGGTAACACGTGGTACGGCGCAAAACCCTGACATCTTCTTCCAAGCAAAAGAATCTGCAAACAAGTTTTATGATGTGGTTCCTGCTGCTGTTCAGAAATACATGGACGAGATCTCAAAAGTTACTGGCCGTTCTTACAGCCTGTTTAACTACTACGGAGCGGAAGACGCTGAGCGCGTAATCGTTGCGATGGGTTCTGTAACAGAAACTGCAGAAGAAACAGTAGATTACTTAATGGCTAAAGGTGAAAAAGTTGGTTTGTTGAAAGTACGTTTGTACCGACCATTCGCGGCAGAAGCATTCTTGGCTGCAATGCCTAAGACTGCTACGAAAATCGCGGTATTGGATCGAACCAAAGAACCAGGTTCATTGGGTGAACCACTTTACTTGGATATTCAATCTGTATACTACGCGCAAGAAACACGACCAGTGATTGTTGGCGGACGTTATGGCTTGGGTTCTAAGGATACAACACCTTCACAAGTGAAGGCTGTATTCGACAACTTGAAATTGGACGCGCCGAAGAACCAATTTACATTGGGTATCAACGACGACGTAACTCATACTTCATTGGAAGTTGGCGAAACAATCGTAACAGAACCAGAAGGAACAATTCGTTGTAAGTTCTGGGGCTTGGGATCTGACGGTACAGTTGGAGCGAACAAAAACTCCATCAAAATCATCGGTGACCACACTGATATGTACGCGCAAGGTTACTTCTCTTATGATTCTAAGAAGTCCGGCGGCGTAACCGTATCACACCTTCGTTTCGGTAACAGCCCAATCCGTTCAACTTACTTGATCAGCGAAGCTGACTTTGTTTCTTGCTCAAAAGAAGCATATGTTAACCAATATGATCTACTTGACGGTTTGAAAAAAGGTGGAAAATTCCTATTGAACACAGTTTGGACTGTGAAAGATTTGGAAACTAAACTACCTGCATCAATGAAGCGATATATTGCCAATAACGAAATCAAGTTCTACACATTGAATGCGACTGACAAAGCGCAAGAAATGGGACTTGGAAATCGTACAAACACCATTCTTCAATCAGCATTCTTCAACCTTGCTAATGTAATTCCATTCGAGGAAGCCAAGCAATACATGAAAGATGCAGTTGTGAAGTCTTATGGTAAAAAAGGTCATAAGATCGTTGAAATGAACCATAATGCGATTGACGCCGGTGCAGATGCAGTGGTAGAAATTGCGGTTCCTGAAGCGTGGAAGACAGCAACAGATGAGCAAACAACTTTGGAAAACATTGCAGCACCTGCATTTATCGAAAACATTTTACGTCCAATCAACGCACAAAAAGGTGATAGCCTGCCAGTTAGCGCGTTCGAAGGTCGTGAAGATGGTACTTTCGACAACGGTTCAGCAGCGTACGAAAAACGTGGTATCGCGGTAAACGTACCTGAATGGATTGCAGACAAATGTATCCAATGTAATCAATGTTCTTTCGTTTGTCCACATGCAGTAATTCGTCCGTTCCTATTGAACGAAGAAGAGCTTGCAAATGCACCTGAAGCTGCTAAAGCAGTTGTAAAAGATGCAAAAGGCAAAGGATTGGAAGGTCTTTCATACAAGATTCAAGTTTCCACTTTGGATTGTACAGGTTGCGGAAACTGTGCGGATATCTGTCCAGTACAAGCACTTGAAATGAAAGCTCTTGCTACACAAGTTGACACAGAAGTTCCTAACTGGGATTATATGATTGGTCAAGTAGAAGACAAAAAAGTTATGACTCCAAACACTGTTAAAGGATCTCAATTCGTGAAACCATTGTTCGAATTCTCCGGTGCATGTGCGGGTTGTGGCGAAACACCTTATATGAAGGCTGTTACACAGTTGTTTGGTGATCGTATGATGATTGCGAATGCAACTGGTTGTTCTTCAATCTGGGGTGGTTCTGCTCCTACTACACCATATACAACTAATGCACAAGGTCAAGGTCCTGCATGGGCGAACTCCTTATTCGAGGACAATGCTGAGTATGGATACGGAATGGCTTTAGCGACTGAGAAGATCCGTGAAGCAGTTGCCATCCAAATGGATGCATTGACGAACATGGAAATTCCTGCAGACGTGAAAGCGGTTTGCGAAGAATGGTTGGAAAATGCTCAAGATGGACAAGCGTCCAAAATTGCAGCAGCGAAAGTCAAAGATCTTCTTGGCAAAGACCTAGGTAGCGAAGAAGCCAATGCAGCGTGGGCAAAAGTAGCAGAGAAGAAAGATTTCTTGGTGAAACGTTCACAATGGATTGTTGGTGGAGACGGTTGGTCTTACGATATTGGATACGGTGGATTGGATCACGTTCTTGCTTCTGGCGATGATGTGAATGTAATCGTATTTGATACGGAAGTATATTCAAACACAGGTGGCCAAGCTTCTAAAGCCACTCCAACTGCAGCTGTAGCGAAATTTGCAGCAGCAGGTATGAGAGTGAAAAAGAAAGATTTGGGCATGATGGCTGCAACTTACGGTTACGTTTATGTAGCACAAACTTCAATGGGCTCTAATAAGAACCAATTTATGAAAGCCTTGCTTGAAGCGGAAGCTTATAAAGGACCTTCATTGATCATCTGTTATGCACCTTGTATCAACCACGGTATTAAAGTGGGCATGGGCAAAACACAAGATCGCATGAAGTTGGCTGTAGATTCAGGATACTGGCATCTATACCGCTTCAACCCTGAGTTGAAGAAACAAGGCAAAAATCCTTTCACTTTGGATTCTAAGCAGCCAACAGCAAGCTTCCAAGAGTTCCTTCAAGGAGAAGTTCGTTATTCATCATTGATGAAGACCTTCCCAGAAGTTGCGGAAGAATTGTACGCACAAGCTGAAGTAGATATGAACGAACGCTACGAAGGCTACAAGCGAATGGCAGAAATGGAGTACTAG
- the murB gene encoding UDP-N-acetylmuramate dehydrogenase, translating into MNWNQLFEKLIEINTKDRVYRNEPMKKHTNFRLGGPAALLVIPETESALIATVKTLRRSQVPMLLIGNGTNLLIRDGGFPGVIVKINHQGMKMVTLDGTKITAEAGALLSTVSKRAQQAGLSGLEFAGGIPGSLGGAVYMNAGAYGGEMKDVVSSVRILNQEGEIMTFTREELAFGYRTSRFHQAGDIVLSISMELVEKDPSEILMTMKALDFKRTSKQPLDKPSAGSTFKRPEGDYAGRLIDAAGLRGLRYRGARVSPKHCGFVILDGEGCAKDVETLIGMIQKTVFDQFGVHLEREVIILGDEKGEVDA; encoded by the coding sequence ATGAATTGGAATCAGCTATTTGAAAAACTAATAGAAATTAATACAAAAGATCGGGTGTATAGAAATGAGCCCATGAAAAAACATACGAATTTTCGGCTGGGGGGCCCAGCGGCTCTTTTGGTGATTCCCGAGACGGAATCAGCCTTGATTGCCACTGTGAAAACCTTGCGGAGATCGCAAGTGCCGATGCTTTTAATCGGCAATGGAACCAATCTTTTGATTCGCGATGGGGGATTTCCCGGTGTCATTGTAAAGATTAATCACCAGGGAATGAAGATGGTTACCTTGGATGGAACAAAAATTACTGCGGAAGCAGGGGCTCTTTTGAGTACGGTTTCCAAGCGTGCGCAACAGGCGGGTCTATCTGGCTTGGAATTTGCGGGCGGAATTCCCGGCAGTTTGGGCGGGGCGGTTTATATGAATGCTGGCGCCTATGGCGGTGAGATGAAAGATGTTGTCAGCTCGGTTCGGATTTTGAATCAAGAAGGCGAGATCATGACCTTTACACGAGAGGAACTGGCTTTTGGTTATCGAACCAGTCGTTTTCATCAAGCGGGTGATATTGTGTTGTCCATTTCCATGGAGTTGGTGGAGAAAGATCCCAGTGAGATTTTGATGACCATGAAGGCGTTGGACTTTAAACGAACATCCAAACAGCCATTAGACAAACCTAGCGCGGGAAGCACATTTAAGCGGCCAGAGGGCGATTACGCCGGTCGTTTGATCGATGCGGCGGGTCTTCGTGGCCTTCGATATCGAGGGGCACGGGTCTCACCTAAACATTGCGGTTTTGTGATCTTGGATGGCGAAGGCTGTGCCAAGGATGTGGAAACTTTGATCGGCATGATTCAAAAGACGGTCTTTGATCAGTTTGGTGTGCATTTGGAGAGAGAAGTCATAATTCTTGGAGACGAGAAGGGAGAGGTCGATGCATAG
- the rapZ gene encoding RNase adapter RapZ codes for MHRPTRESMEFVIVTGLSGAGRSQAANVLEDLGYFCMDNVPPQLLPQFAILHQSSEFRMKKVAAVVDIRGGQYFQDLFDVLKQFEEEGHSYRILYLDCQDDVLVKRYKEHRRPHPMNPDGSILEGIQKERQTLSQIFELAQTVIDTSSLTLGKLRERIIEELSGVNASDLFKLNVISFGFKHGIPLEADLVFDVRFLPNPFYIPELRTQTGNDQAVQDYVMNFEDAQIFLKEIVLMLEFLIPRYQKQGKQRLVLAIGCTGGKHRSVTLANRIYESMEANTEYAINLIHRDETKAGK; via the coding sequence ATGCATAGACCAACGCGTGAATCCATGGAATTTGTCATTGTAACCGGTTTGTCCGGTGCGGGACGCTCCCAAGCTGCCAATGTATTGGAAGATCTGGGTTATTTTTGCATGGACAATGTACCACCGCAATTGCTGCCGCAATTTGCGATTTTGCATCAGAGTTCTGAATTTCGTATGAAAAAGGTTGCTGCCGTGGTGGATATCCGAGGCGGTCAGTATTTTCAAGACTTATTTGATGTTTTGAAGCAATTTGAAGAAGAGGGACATAGCTATCGTATTCTCTACTTGGATTGTCAGGACGATGTACTGGTGAAGCGATACAAGGAACATCGTCGACCTCATCCTATGAATCCGGATGGGAGCATTTTGGAAGGTATTCAAAAGGAACGGCAGACCCTCAGCCAGATTTTCGAATTGGCGCAAACCGTTATTGACACCTCCAGTTTGACATTAGGAAAGCTTCGAGAACGGATTATCGAGGAACTCAGTGGTGTAAATGCCAGTGACTTGTTTAAGTTGAATGTAATTTCCTTTGGATTCAAGCATGGTATTCCACTGGAAGCTGATCTGGTATTTGATGTTCGATTCTTGCCGAATCCATTTTATATTCCAGAGCTGCGCACCCAAACGGGGAATGATCAAGCCGTGCAGGATTATGTGATGAATTTTGAAGATGCGCAGATCTTTTTGAAGGAAATCGTGCTCATGCTGGAATTTTTGATTCCTCGTTATCAAAAGCAGGGCAAACAGCGCTTGGTTCTCGCTATTGGTTGTACTGGCGGAAAGCATCGCTCAGTGACCCTTGCCAACCGGATTTATGAATCGATGGAGGCAAACACGGAGTATGCGATAAATCTGATTCATCGAGATGAAACAAAGGCGGGAAAATAG
- a CDS encoding YvcK family protein, whose product MEKMNRKIVVIGGGTGTSVLLSGLKHYFNDVAAIVTVADNGGGSGVLREDLGMLPPGDVRACLLALAELEPAMEKMLNHRFTQGRLKGQNCGNLLIAAMTEIYGDFGLAIEKLSSVLRVSGRVYPMTLKDVNLAACLSSGVKVYGESQIPLEAMKRGERIQRLWLEPEEVDAPVESVEAIASADCIILGPGSLYTSILPNLLVPGLREAIANAKAPRIYVSNIMSQPGETDGFAVQDHVQVIRDHGGIGLIDYALIHTGEVPENDLARYEEDGAHLITYGKGEKEQLEKWGIQPIAASFVEVSKGYIRHDSHAISQKIQELLIHKQ is encoded by the coding sequence ATGGAAAAAATGAATCGAAAAATTGTTGTGATTGGCGGAGGGACGGGGACCTCCGTTCTTTTGTCAGGATTGAAGCATTATTTTAATGATGTGGCGGCCATTGTAACCGTTGCAGATAATGGTGGCGGATCCGGCGTTTTGCGAGAAGATTTGGGGATGCTGCCTCCGGGAGATGTTCGGGCCTGTCTTTTGGCTCTGGCGGAACTGGAACCTGCTATGGAAAAAATGTTGAATCACCGATTCACCCAAGGGCGATTGAAGGGGCAGAATTGCGGAAATCTTTTGATTGCTGCCATGACGGAAATCTACGGGGACTTTGGCCTTGCCATTGAAAAGTTGTCTTCCGTATTGAGGGTGAGTGGTCGGGTCTATCCCATGACCTTGAAAGATGTGAACTTGGCAGCTTGTCTTTCTTCGGGCGTGAAGGTCTACGGCGAGTCTCAGATTCCCTTGGAAGCCATGAAACGTGGGGAGAGAATTCAGCGGCTCTGGTTGGAGCCTGAAGAAGTGGATGCACCGGTAGAATCGGTGGAAGCAATTGCTTCGGCTGATTGCATTATCCTGGGGCCGGGTAGCTTGTATACCAGTATCTTGCCCAATCTTTTGGTACCGGGATTACGGGAAGCTATTGCCAATGCAAAAGCGCCAAGAATTTATGTGTCCAATATTATGTCACAGCCTGGTGAAACAGATGGCTTTGCAGTTCAGGATCATGTACAGGTGATTCGGGATCATGGGGGCATTGGATTGATAGACTATGCATTGATTCATACCGGAGAAGTACCTGAAAATGATTTGGCTCGCTATGAAGAAGATGGGGCGCATTTGATCACCTATGGAAAAGGAGAGAAAGAACAATTGGAGAAATGGGGTATTCAACCGATTGCTGCTTCTTTTGTAGAGGTGTCCAAGGGCTATATTCGTCATGATTCTCATGCCATATCACAAAAAATTCAAGAGCTGCTTATCCACAAGCAGTAG
- a CDS encoding NUDIX hydrolase has product MRREQSAGGVVVFHNSILLLKKFNGDWVLPKGRIEPGESMEEAALREVFEEGGARGTIIKYLRSIEYSFNSTRFNRKQKVVKKVHWFLMDVTNMRSKPQKEEGFVEAKYISMARAVEIAKHDDERDVIRMAIEEMRVV; this is encoded by the coding sequence ATGAGACGAGAGCAGAGTGCAGGAGGAGTAGTCGTATTTCATAATTCCATATTGTTGTTGAAAAAATTCAATGGCGACTGGGTTTTGCCAAAAGGGCGAATTGAACCTGGGGAATCCATGGAGGAGGCTGCCTTGCGTGAAGTTTTTGAAGAGGGTGGCGCCCGAGGAACTATCATTAAGTATTTGAGATCCATCGAATACAGTTTTAATTCTACGCGGTTTAACCGCAAGCAAAAGGTCGTTAAAAAAGTGCATTGGTTTTTGATGGATGTAACAAACATGCGGTCAAAACCGCAAAAGGAAGAAGGCTTTGTCGAGGCGAAGTATATATCCATGGCGCGGGCAGTCGAAATTGCCAAGCATGACGACGAGCGCGATGTCATTCGAATGGCCATCGAAGAGATGAGGGTTGTGTAA
- the whiA gene encoding DNA-binding protein WhiA, giving the protein MSFSVKVKNEICRLAVPHHSHARTELYGFAQTLDLAWKEGHFAFVTENAATARRFYSLLKMVEPEGLDLEVERQVYKKRHSIYQFDFHSDNLRDQLVHPPAYERSGEYRDFLRGAFLGAGSISDPEKTYHLEIVTLCPAQGKRLEIAMGHFGLKPKEITRKEHTVVYLKEGEQISDFLTIVGATVAMMAFENIRVVKEMRNNVNRLVNCETANLSKTINASVDQQRAIESIERYRAWDDLPDHLKELAELRMSYPESSLRELGEMLQPPIGKSGVNHRLKKLMQIAKELQEKED; this is encoded by the coding sequence ATGTCATTTTCAGTAAAAGTTAAAAACGAGATATGCCGATTGGCAGTGCCGCATCATTCTCATGCGCGCACGGAGCTTTATGGGTTTGCCCAGACTCTAGATCTGGCATGGAAAGAAGGCCACTTTGCCTTTGTTACCGAGAATGCAGCTACAGCTAGACGATTTTATTCTTTATTGAAGATGGTGGAACCAGAGGGTTTGGATCTAGAGGTGGAGCGTCAGGTTTATAAAAAGCGACACAGTATTTATCAATTTGATTTTCATTCTGATAACCTTCGGGATCAATTGGTTCATCCTCCCGCATATGAACGCAGTGGGGAATATCGAGACTTTTTGCGTGGTGCTTTTTTGGGAGCTGGATCCATCAGCGATCCGGAGAAAACCTATCACTTGGAGATTGTTACTTTATGTCCGGCGCAAGGGAAACGATTAGAAATCGCTATGGGACATTTTGGATTGAAACCTAAAGAAATCACTCGAAAAGAGCATACTGTGGTGTATTTGAAAGAAGGCGAACAAATTTCAGATTTTCTAACCATTGTGGGGGCAACAGTCGCCATGATGGCTTTTGAAAATATACGTGTGGTCAAAGAGATGCGCAACAATGTCAATCGATTGGTCAATTGTGAAACAGCAAATCTTTCGAAGACGATTAATGCATCTGTAGATCAACAAAGGGCCATCGAAAGCATCGAACGCTATCGCGCTTGGGATGATCTGCCGGATCACCTGAAAGAATTGGCAGAGCTCCGAATGTCTTATCCGGAATCAAGTTTGCGCGAATTGGGAGAAATGCTTCAGCCACCGATTGGAAAGTCCGGTGTTAATCACCGTTTAAAGAAGTTAATGCAGATAGCGAAGGAACTACAAGAGAAGGAGGACTAA
- a CDS encoding HPr family phosphocarrier protein, which yields MLKERVVVQLKTGLHARPAARFVQTASDFRCKITIEKGNNIVNAKSIMGIMALGVDQGEEIVIRTDGEDEKLALETLLVILASIE from the coding sequence ATGTTGAAAGAAAGAGTTGTTGTACAATTAAAAACCGGATTACATGCGCGTCCAGCGGCTAGATTTGTTCAGACTGCGAGTGATTTCCGTTGCAAGATTACGATTGAAAAGGGAAATAATATTGTAAATGCTAAGAGCATTATGGGTATTATGGCTTTGGGTGTTGATCAAGGTGAGGAAATCGTTATCCGCACAGATGGGGAAGATGAAAAGCTTGCATTGGAGACTTTATTGGTAATCTTAGCGAGTATCGAATAA
- a CDS encoding ADP-ribosylglycohydrolase family protein, whose amino-acid sequence MYNKILGVLLGAAVGDAMGAATELRTPDEIIQTFGHWVTEFETPPADVFAGGRKAGQITDDFSSAYFIIQAILSASGKITPHVARAGILAWAKSEYFETFAGPTTRAAIHELIEEGQLKENSLLGRCGKATNGAAMKAFAGGVFLPGNWNSAVDAAISIAEVTHPYHLCLSGAAAIAAAVSEAISEKATVGSIFDAGIYGAKRGAQIGIERGMQIAGPSVWKRMELAREIVVRESDPTAGLFAISELIGTGIHVSESVPAVFGILCLSKGDVETGIQYAVNIGDDTDTIATMVGAILGGFNGASGWGDKYIAQIEENNQIDLQGMTREILGFQSEGAGYVHGIYREQRD is encoded by the coding sequence ATGTATAATAAGATATTGGGTGTATTATTGGGTGCGGCCGTTGGTGACGCAATGGGTGCAGCGACTGAGTTGCGTACACCTGATGAGATAATTCAAACCTTTGGTCACTGGGTGACAGAGTTTGAAACTCCGCCGGCGGATGTTTTTGCAGGAGGACGAAAAGCGGGACAGATCACTGATGATTTTAGTTCTGCGTATTTTATAATTCAAGCCATTTTGTCAGCCAGTGGAAAAATTACCCCGCATGTTGCACGAGCGGGGATTTTGGCTTGGGCGAAAAGTGAGTATTTTGAAACCTTTGCGGGTCCGACAACGAGAGCGGCGATTCATGAGTTGATTGAAGAAGGCCAATTAAAAGAAAACTCCCTTTTGGGTAGATGTGGAAAAGCGACCAATGGGGCTGCCATGAAGGCCTTTGCTGGTGGTGTTTTTTTACCGGGAAACTGGAATTCTGCTGTTGACGCAGCAATTTCCATTGCGGAAGTAACTCATCCCTACCATCTTTGTTTATCGGGTGCAGCGGCAATCGCAGCAGCGGTCAGTGAGGCGATTTCGGAAAAGGCAACCGTGGGTTCAATTTTTGATGCGGGGATTTACGGTGCAAAACGCGGTGCTCAGATTGGCATCGAACGAGGTATGCAGATTGCTGGTCCATCAGTTTGGAAACGAATGGAATTGGCACGGGAGATTGTGGTCCGTGAAAGTGATCCTACAGCAGGCTTGTTTGCAATCAGTGAACTGATCGGCACTGGAATTCATGTATCGGAATCAGTTCCTGCAGTCTTTGGAATTTTATGCCTATCTAAGGGGGATGTTGAAACGGGTATTCAGTATGCCGTTAACATTGGTGATGACACCGATACGATTGCGACCATGGTGGGTGCGATTTTAGGTGGATTCAATGGCGCCTCAGGGTGGGGCGACAAATACATTGCACAGATTGAAGAAAACAATCAAATTGATTTGCAGGGGATGACAAGAGAGATCCTCGGTTTCCAATCAGAAGGAGCAGGGTATGTACACGGTATTTATCGGGAGCAACGCGATTGA
- a CDS encoding carbohydrate kinase family protein — MYTVFIGSNAIDEYYDCSNYPREGDKAMVNYQGSYAGGMVANSACIFAATGEVALMIDQIGMTTSDELILRDLEFHGVDTAAITRSPTTQGYRCHIYRTKKESTIFVVEGQKERYRLNEQQLNYIENANAIYSTVHELRNLINLPELMSLIRVKKNILMLDVEDNAYDTFENDQVIFDQATLLSFSESGFNKMKAELGDRTIQRLLNNKTKKVLITRGGKGAELHTLAGTIMQDARPADVADTTGAGDTFNAIFLYGKIKGMDDRQALENAIQFSSKATECIGPRGCIEEIKKAFR; from the coding sequence ATGTACACGGTATTTATCGGGAGCAACGCGATTGACGAATATTACGACTGTAGCAACTATCCTCGCGAAGGTGATAAGGCGATGGTGAACTATCAGGGATCCTACGCAGGGGGTATGGTAGCCAACTCAGCTTGCATTTTTGCCGCAACAGGAGAAGTCGCTCTTATGATTGACCAGATTGGAATGACGACTTCCGATGAATTAATCTTAAGGGATCTGGAATTCCACGGGGTTGATACGGCAGCCATTACCCGATCACCTACGACTCAAGGGTATCGTTGCCATATTTATCGAACAAAAAAAGAGAGTACGATTTTTGTTGTTGAAGGCCAGAAGGAAAGATATCGATTAAATGAGCAGCAATTAAACTACATCGAAAACGCCAATGCCATATATTCAACGGTACATGAACTTAGAAATTTAATTAATTTGCCAGAATTGATGTCATTGATTCGCGTGAAGAAAAATATCTTAATGCTAGACGTAGAAGACAATGCGTATGACACGTTTGAAAATGACCAGGTTATTTTTGATCAGGCGACACTCCTTTCCTTTAGTGAGTCTGGCTTCAATAAGATGAAAGCTGAACTCGGCGATCGGACCATTCAACGTCTCTTAAACAATAAGACGAAAAAAGTCCTGATTACTCGGGGTGGTAAAGGTGCGGAATTGCACACTCTTGCTGGCACAATTATGCAGGATGCAAGGCCGGCGGACGTTGCAGATACAACGGGTGCAGGTGATACGTTTAATGCGATCTTTCTTTATGGTAAAATAAAGGGAATGGACGATCGCCAAGCGTTGGAAAACGCGATTCAATTTAGTTCTAAGGCTACGGAGTGTATTGGGCCTAGGGGATGTATTGAAGAGATAAAGAAGGCATTTCGATAG